The DNA sequence tacacaatacactttaagtgcagctaactgactgactgtcctgcctaatctagctaactcaaatgaaatgacactgtctctctctctctctctatttctcagcacaccggaacacactgcacagggccgccgtgcaggtggccttatatagtgtggggcgtgtactaaatcccctgagccataattggccaaagcctccttggctttggccaattacggctctctgttaaggcggcgctgtgattggccaagcatgcgggtcatagtgcatgcttggccaatcatcagcaagcaatgcactgcgatgccgcagtgaattatgggccgtgacgcgccacacgaatttggcgtgaacggcccatatcgttcgcaattcggcgaacgaccgaacagccgatgttcgagtcgaacatgggttcgactcgaacacgaagctcatccctaatctgtacCTTTAAGGGTGATAGCAGGTGCACGCGCGCTGCACGATGGGGAACCCAAAGTGCATGGCCGGTGGGCGCGATTGCCGCCGTCCATGCGTGATCGTGTGCACGAGAgcaagaacggggatttgtgttgtaaacacacaaatccatgttctgaaaGGAGCGatgagacatattgtttgttcctactaagtaggaacaacgatatatctcctcctctagtcagtcctatcccctcacagttagaacacactgagcgaacacacatttaaccccttgatcgccctctagtgttaacctcttccctgccagtgacatttacacagtaatccgtgcatttttaatgctctgattgctgtataaatgtcaatggccccaaaaatgtgtcaaaagtgtctaatttacagtaccgctaaaaatcgcagatcactgtcattactagtaaaaaaaaaaaaaaaaatgataaaaatgccataaatcttttccctagcttgtagacgcgataacttttacgcaaaccaatcaatatacacttattgcaatttttttaccaaaaatatgtagaagaatacgtatcggcctaaacttatgaaaaaatttgttttttaaaaacaattttggtgatatttattatagcaaaaagtaaaaaatattgttttttttttttcaaatttgtcgctctttttttgtttatagcgcaaaaaataaaaactgcagaggtgatcaaataccaccaaaagaaagctctgtgggtaaaaaaaggacgtcatttttgtttgggaacaccgtcgcacaactgcgcaattgtcagttaaagagacgcagtgccgaaaaaaatggcctggtcattgagcagtcaaatcctccggtctgtaagtggttaatgaaaacgTAATTGATTTTCATCAAAGTTTTtgtcagtggatgaaaatgtggtgtactttttgttttcgtcactgtaaaaaaatGCCGCTGACTAACATTTTTTGTCGAAAACGTTTACGAAATTAACACTGATGAAGAGTCAACATAGGACACACATAAGACCCGCACTAGGTGTTGGGCAGGtttcattctgttactgggagggaggtaacagaggtacgctgactgGTAACAAACTATCTGTATGCAGTATATTGTATAAATACAAAGATGTCTGTTATATTCCCAGGAGATGAACATTGTCCtacaggagatgtttttattatctGTGTCCCTCCATGTAACTATTTCTATGAATACAGTACAAGTCACAGCCCAGCCTCACCCTGTGTAGAGGACGTGACCCTCCTAACTGCATACTTCCCTGGTGTCAGAGATTTTAGTTTCAATTCctcatctgctgtcagcgatggcgtctgctgatctgagagCCGAGTTGAAATGTTCcttctgtctgaacatttataacGATCCCGTaaacctgagatgtggacacaacttctgccgggtctgtattgatcgtgtgttggatacacaggaggggtctggaggatattcctgtcctgaatgcagagagaagtctcaggatcggcctgcacttaagaggaacataacactacgtaacatagtggagaatttcctgtctactcagccagatcgggaggagtccggggtcttctgtacttactgtgtggactctcttgtacctgctgttagatcctgtctgcactgtgaggtttctctgtgtgataaacacctaagagtccacaaaaagtccccagaacacgtcgtatgtgaccccaccttgtccatggagagcaggaaatgctccgtccataaggaaGTTTTGAAGTATTTCTGCAGTAAAGATCATACATACGTGTGTGTGTCCTGCTGTCTGATTGGAGAACATAAAGGACATGAGATGGagtcactggatgaggcttctgagaagaagaaggagacactgaggaatgttctgcagaaacttctgacaaagagagaggagatggaggaaagagtccagagtctgcaggaacacaggaggaaagtagaagaagaagcacctggtgacaccgagagagtcactgccctgtttagagatctcaggagacgtctggaagacctggagaagagagtcctgagggagatctccgggagggcagagcggatctccatctccatccgggatctggaaataaagaaggaggagctgtccaggaagatacgtcacattgaggagctgtgtaacatgacggatccactgactgtcttacaggaatcagacacaggtgacttgtgtgatactgaggatggagataatgaggacagagagagacatgaggaactcctccatgatggagggcgtctggatgtggcgggggtcttacacacaggtttatctgatataataacagaggtaaatgtatactcctatatacagggagctgcagacatattactagatgtaaacacagctcataatgatctacagatatcagatgacaggaaaactgtatccaggtcagatAGAAACCAGAATcatccagaaacaccagagagatttcagaattatcctcaggtgttgagcagtcggagtttctcctcaggaagacattactgggaagtggatgtcgggggatcagataGATGGAGAgttgggatgtgttaccccagtatagacaggagaggacTGCAGTCAAGGATTGGAagtaataagaagtcctggggatTGTACAGGAATTGTAATCAG is a window from the Aquarana catesbeiana isolate 2022-GZ linkage group LG03, ASM4218655v1, whole genome shotgun sequence genome containing:
- the LOC141134927 gene encoding E3 ubiquitin-protein ligase TRIM39-like; translation: MASADLRAELKCSFCLNIYNDPVNLRCGHNFCRVCIDRVLDTQEGSGGYSCPECREKSQDRPALKRNITLRNIVENFLSTQPDREESGVFCTYCVDSLVPAVRSCLHCEVSLCDKHLRVHKKSPEHVVCDPTLSMESRKCSVHKEVLKYFCSKDHTYVCVSCCLIGEHKGHEMESLDEASEKKKETLRNVLQKLLTKREEMEERVQSLQEHRRKVEEEAPGDTERVTALFRDLRRRLEDLEKRVLREISGRAERISISIRDLEIKKEELSRKIRHIEELCNMTDPLTVLQESDTGDLCDTEDGDNEDRERHEELLHDGGRLDVAGVLHTGLSDIITEVNVYSYIQGAADILLDVNTAHNDLQISDDRKTVSRSDRNQNHPETPERFQNYPQVLSSRSFSSGRHYWEVDVGGSDRWRVGMCYPSIDRRGLQSRIGSNKKSWGLYRNCNQYLVIHDSKSIPLPTNLSSNRVRIYLDYEAGRISFYDLCDPIRHLHTFTTTFTEPLHAGLGVWGGCIKICGGKREM